One Halovivax ruber XH-70 genomic region harbors:
- a CDS encoding DEAD/DEAH box helicase: MDVAEVLADSLEADFAEAFAFDSFNRMQREALPALLEREANVVASAPTASGKTALAELAICKALDSGGTALFVAPLRALTNEKEADWDRFEELDYSVYVVTGERDLNPRRARRADILVMTPEKLDSATRKHDSRRYDFVTDIDCCVIDEVHLLDADGRGSVLEVTISRLRRLCDPRVVALSATMPNVDDVAAWLDAPDACTFDFGDEYRPVDLHADVKTYTHGENAFADKYRRLYRALDLAEPHLREDGQSLVFVSSRQDTVQAAKKSRDEIAERDIPMGARGEYDFHTDATELENDTLRKSVLDGVAFHHAGLSKNDKDLVEAWFKEGLIELLFSTTTLAWGVNLPARCVVIRDTKYHDPLEGEVDMSPLDVLQMLGRAGRPGYDDVGYGWVVCDTADADRYRRLLREGTEIESQLADSLETHLNAEIAMGNVTSEADVFDWLETTFFYERGQTRPTKYGFENLDRRVRDAIETLVTDGFVERDGDGAGDSDDARNGLEPTALGRLTSRYYLDLETARGFADCCERAVEGTLDEATVFEAIAKAGAFDSVTTRQAERDAIDGVLTGQPVGDDIGSNGQRKVLAILRSEANGTTPTELRSDAWAITRNALRLLAALRAFLDRFASGHDANLASRLEARVENGVDAAAVGLTAIDGVGPGRASKLARSEIHTPADVRETGVSGLVEAGLDEGVAERILESARALPAVEIAWERDFPSTIAVGENDMQTVTVTNTGEAARAEVRVMVNGHEMTSTSTYLRGSEVVPAAVFGSADHDTLELTVSVAFPELPLVPISETRTVDVE, encoded by the coding sequence ATGGACGTCGCCGAGGTGCTCGCCGACTCGCTCGAGGCCGATTTCGCCGAGGCGTTCGCGTTCGACTCGTTCAACCGGATGCAACGCGAGGCCCTCCCGGCCCTGTTAGAGCGCGAGGCAAACGTCGTCGCCAGCGCGCCGACCGCCTCCGGCAAGACCGCGCTCGCAGAGCTGGCGATCTGCAAGGCGCTCGATTCGGGCGGGACGGCCCTGTTCGTCGCACCGCTTCGTGCGCTGACCAACGAGAAGGAAGCCGACTGGGACCGGTTCGAGGAACTCGACTACTCGGTCTACGTCGTCACCGGCGAGCGCGACCTGAATCCCCGCAGAGCGCGCCGGGCCGACATTCTGGTGATGACGCCCGAGAAGCTGGATTCGGCGACGCGCAAGCACGATTCACGCCGGTACGACTTCGTCACCGACATCGACTGCTGCGTGATCGACGAGGTGCACCTGCTGGACGCCGACGGCCGCGGTTCCGTCCTCGAGGTGACGATCTCCCGGCTGCGGCGACTGTGTGATCCGCGCGTCGTCGCCCTCTCGGCGACGATGCCCAACGTGGACGACGTCGCCGCCTGGCTCGACGCCCCGGACGCGTGCACCTTCGACTTCGGCGACGAGTACCGCCCCGTAGACCTCCACGCCGACGTCAAAACCTACACGCACGGCGAGAACGCCTTCGCCGACAAGTATCGCCGACTCTACCGCGCGCTCGACCTCGCCGAACCGCACCTCCGGGAGGACGGCCAGTCGCTCGTCTTCGTCTCCTCCCGGCAGGACACTGTCCAGGCCGCGAAGAAATCCCGAGACGAGATCGCCGAGCGCGACATCCCGATGGGCGCTCGCGGCGAGTACGACTTTCACACCGACGCGACGGAACTCGAGAACGACACCCTCCGCAAATCGGTGTTAGACGGGGTCGCCTTCCACCACGCCGGCCTCTCGAAGAACGACAAGGACCTCGTCGAGGCGTGGTTCAAGGAGGGGCTGATCGAGTTGCTCTTCTCGACGACGACGCTCGCCTGGGGCGTCAACCTGCCCGCCCGCTGCGTCGTCATCCGGGACACGAAGTATCACGACCCACTCGAAGGCGAGGTCGACATGAGTCCGCTCGACGTCCTCCAGATGCTCGGACGGGCCGGCCGACCCGGCTACGACGACGTCGGCTACGGCTGGGTGGTCTGTGACACCGCGGACGCCGACCGCTACCGACGCCTGCTCCGCGAGGGAACCGAGATCGAGTCACAACTCGCAGACAGCCTGGAAACCCACCTCAACGCCGAGATCGCGATGGGAAACGTCACGAGCGAGGCGGACGTCTTCGACTGGCTCGAGACCACGTTCTTCTACGAACGCGGCCAGACGCGGCCGACGAAGTACGGGTTCGAGAACCTCGATCGGCGCGTCCGGGACGCGATCGAGACGCTCGTCACCGACGGGTTCGTCGAACGGGACGGTGACGGGGCCGGAGATTCCGACGACGCGCGGAACGGGCTCGAACCGACCGCACTCGGCCGGCTGACCTCTCGATACTACCTCGATCTGGAGACCGCACGCGGGTTCGCCGATTGCTGTGAGCGCGCGGTCGAGGGCACGCTCGACGAGGCGACAGTCTTCGAAGCGATCGCGAAGGCGGGAGCATTCGACTCCGTCACGACGCGCCAGGCCGAGCGCGACGCCATCGACGGCGTTCTCACCGGCCAGCCCGTCGGAGACGACATCGGCTCGAATGGGCAGCGAAAGGTGCTCGCCATCCTCCGATCGGAGGCCAACGGCACGACGCCGACGGAACTCCGGAGTGACGCCTGGGCGATCACTCGCAACGCGCTCCGCCTGCTCGCCGCGCTCCGGGCATTCCTCGATCGCTTCGCCAGCGGACACGACGCGAACCTCGCCAGTCGGCTCGAAGCGCGCGTCGAAAACGGCGTCGACGCCGCTGCCGTCGGCCTGACCGCGATCGACGGCGTCGGCCCCGGTCGAGCGAGCAAGCTCGCACGATCCGAGATCCACACGCCGGCGGACGTCCGCGAGACCGGCGTGTCGGGACTGGTCGAGGCCGGGCTAGACGAGGGCGTCGCAGAGCGAATCCTCGAGAGCGCCCGGGCACTCCCCGCCGTCGAAATCGCGTGGGAGCGTGACTTCCCGTCGACCATCGCCGTCGGCGAGAACGACATGCAAACGGTCACCGTCACGAACACCGGCGAGGCCGCCCGCGCCGAGGTTCGCGTGATGGTCAACGGCCACGAGATGACCAGTACCAGCACCTACCTCCGTGGAAGCGAGGTCGTTCCCGCCGCCGTCTTCGGCTCGGCCGATCACGACACCCTCGAACTGACCGTGAGCGTGGCGTTTCCGGAACTCCCGCTGGTGCCGATCAGCGAAACGCGAACGGTCGACGTCGAGTGA
- a CDS encoding HAD family hydrolase, with protein sequence MTAVLFDMDGVLVDSEDYWVAFEEDELLPDAVPHTEIDLAETSGMNFREIYDYLDAEYGTAISREEWIDRFDEMARTVYTERVSLLPGLRELLADLRERGVTVAVVSSSPHDWIGLVLDRFDLVDAFDAVVSADDIDGASKPAPDVYEYAAATVDAEPDDCVAVEDSENGITAGHRAGMAVVAYRVVAHGDIDRSRADVVADDPAELREAVRSLVQ encoded by the coding sequence ATGACCGCTGTGTTGTTCGACATGGACGGCGTGTTAGTCGACAGCGAGGATTACTGGGTCGCGTTCGAGGAGGACGAACTCCTGCCCGATGCGGTCCCCCACACCGAGATCGATCTCGCGGAGACCTCGGGCATGAACTTTCGGGAGATCTACGACTACCTCGACGCCGAGTACGGGACGGCGATCTCCCGCGAGGAGTGGATCGACCGGTTCGACGAGATGGCGCGGACGGTCTACACCGAGCGCGTGTCCCTCCTGCCCGGTCTGCGGGAGCTGCTCGCGGACCTTCGGGAGCGCGGGGTGACCGTCGCCGTCGTCTCCTCGTCGCCGCACGACTGGATCGGCCTCGTCCTCGATCGATTCGACCTCGTGGACGCGTTCGACGCCGTGGTCAGTGCTGACGACATCGATGGCGCCAGCAAGCCCGCGCCCGACGTGTACGAGTACGCCGCGGCGACGGTCGACGCGGAACCCGACGACTGTGTCGCCGTCGAAGATTCTGAAAACGGTATCACTGCGGGCCATCGAGCGGGGATGGCGGTCGTCGCCTACCGGGTTGTGGCTCACGGCGACATCGACCGATCGCGGGCGGACGTGGTGGCCGACGATCCCGCCGAGTTGCGCGAGGCAGTGCGGTCGCTGGTCCAGTAA
- a CDS encoding CARDB domain-containing protein encodes MALLVCVLAVSLLTVGLAGPTLAADSSVECAAGSGGGPVYVTDSGLEVADNATAADESYPAFPDAETVSLEDVNVSFSAAGPADLRLEERSADFTCVAAVNASANDVLIGPAEGPGMTINGSLEALSFGPLDFESDDAADLTYDANDSVTLTIDDTGLDEGETVAFESLGSDTIDAEVDADSNGTFSVELPAGDYELALSTASSGGGLPGLPPPPPDDEPAAFEYSEIALESTEIGAGEEITVSATATNVGEASGSHTVELLVNGEVVGEESVYLAGGSSETITFTTVLDDAGTTGISLGDESVGTVTVTDEEPGSDNSGGTDPGSDDDGEATPDPESEIDEGSETPWLLITIGLLAIVTAGVGVAYSQGHLDPYLSE; translated from the coding sequence GTGGCCCTGTTGGTCTGCGTACTCGCGGTCAGTCTACTGACCGTCGGTCTCGCCGGTCCGACACTCGCGGCCGATTCGTCCGTCGAGTGCGCCGCTGGATCCGGCGGCGGACCGGTGTACGTGACCGATAGCGGTCTCGAAGTCGCCGACAACGCCACCGCGGCCGACGAATCGTATCCCGCGTTCCCGGACGCAGAGACGGTCTCGCTAGAGGACGTGAACGTCTCGTTCAGTGCGGCTGGTCCGGCCGACCTCCGCCTCGAAGAGCGGTCGGCCGATTTCACCTGCGTCGCTGCGGTCAACGCATCGGCGAACGACGTCCTGATCGGCCCCGCGGAGGGGCCGGGGATGACGATCAACGGCTCGCTCGAGGCGCTCTCGTTCGGGCCTCTCGACTTCGAGTCCGACGACGCGGCTGACCTCACCTACGACGCGAACGACTCCGTTACGCTCACCATCGACGACACCGGTCTCGACGAGGGTGAGACGGTCGCGTTCGAGAGCCTGGGTTCGGACACGATCGACGCGGAGGTCGACGCCGACTCGAACGGCACGTTCTCGGTGGAACTCCCGGCCGGTGACTACGAACTGGCACTCTCGACGGCGTCGAGTGGCGGCGGTCTCCCGGGTCTCCCGCCACCGCCGCCGGACGACGAGCCGGCCGCGTTCGAATATTCCGAGATCGCGCTCGAGTCGACCGAGATCGGGGCGGGCGAGGAGATCACCGTTTCGGCGACGGCGACGAACGTCGGGGAAGCGTCCGGCTCACACACGGTGGAGCTGCTGGTCAACGGCGAAGTGGTTGGCGAAGAGAGCGTCTACCTCGCCGGCGGAAGTTCCGAGACGATTACATTCACCACCGTTCTCGACGACGCGGGAACGACCGGCATCTCGCTCGGAGACGAGTCGGTCGGAACCGTGACCGTCACCGACGAGGAACCCGGCTCGGACAATTCCGGGGGCACCGATCCGGGATCGGACGACGACGGCGAAGCGACGCCTGATCCCGAGTCCGAGATCGACGAGGGGAGCGAAACGCCGTGGCTCCTGATTACGATCGGTCTTCTCGCAATCGTGACCGCGGGCGTTGGCGTGGCGTACTCGCAGGGACACCTGGACCCATATCTGTCCGAGTGA
- a CDS encoding heptaprenylglyceryl phosphate synthase gives MQLDWTGIDHVTKVDPEKAMPSDPASLLAATDLVMIGGSDGVTEKNTIETIEAVRDAAPDVPIFQEPYNADQVTKETVDAVDVLSVPAVYNGDMKHFVGKHVSMYAQLASKPSSMMGTSLPVVGSVIESKAEGVVADLTEKIVGEGYVIQHTDSAAARTAGATEPFTTEEVAGAALATETFYGFPIFYVEYSGTYGGPADVEAAAAHLEDTVLLYGGGIDSREKAEEILDAGADAVVVGDCFHDDREKFTETIPRR, from the coding sequence ATGCAGCTCGACTGGACCGGGATCGACCACGTGACGAAGGTCGACCCGGAGAAGGCGATGCCGTCGGATCCGGCCTCGCTCCTCGCGGCGACGGACCTCGTGATGATCGGTGGCTCCGACGGTGTCACCGAGAAAAACACCATCGAGACGATCGAGGCGGTTCGCGACGCGGCGCCCGACGTGCCGATCTTCCAGGAACCGTACAACGCCGACCAGGTGACGAAGGAGACGGTCGACGCCGTCGACGTCCTCTCCGTGCCGGCGGTGTACAACGGCGACATGAAACACTTCGTCGGCAAGCACGTCTCGATGTACGCTCAGCTCGCGAGCAAACCGTCCTCGATGATGGGGACGAGTCTCCCGGTCGTCGGCAGCGTGATCGAGTCCAAGGCCGAAGGAGTGGTGGCCGACCTCACCGAGAAGATCGTCGGCGAGGGGTACGTCATCCAGCACACGGACTCAGCGGCCGCTCGAACCGCCGGCGCCACCGAGCCGTTCACGACCGAGGAGGTCGCTGGCGCGGCGCTCGCGACCGAGACGTTCTACGGCTTCCCGATCTTCTACGTCGAGTACTCCGGGACGTACGGCGGCCCCGCGGACGTCGAAGCCGCTGCGGCGCACCTGGAGGACACCGTCTTGCTCTACGGCGGTGGTATCGACTCGCGCGAGAAGGCCGAGGAGATTCTGGACGCCGGCGCGGACGCCGTCGTCGTCGGCGACTGTTTCCACGACGACCGCGAGAAGTTCACCGAGACGATCCCCCGGCGGTAA
- a CDS encoding endonuclease NucS domain-containing protein → MLEDTIRILAGDCTVMFDGTEREEYRGRVTTIVKPDNTVLVHDVDGYQPVAWLTRADSVSTERTGGFTLVAKKDVQTLRIATHDREGFTNYRASPAGTPVGTCPTCDGTLVRADGVRCVDCHERYAIPADAVVRDEYCSCGLPRIRAERGLAFDICLDRTCESLDDAVRDAFDREWSCPDCSGDLRILRRGGLIAGCEHYPECETGFVVPSGVVDGTCGCGLPAFDTGSDRRCLDAACDRLVEVPTT, encoded by the coding sequence ATGCTCGAAGACACGATCCGGATCCTCGCGGGCGACTGCACCGTCATGTTCGACGGGACCGAGCGCGAGGAGTACCGCGGTCGCGTGACGACGATCGTCAAGCCAGACAACACCGTCCTCGTCCACGACGTCGACGGCTACCAGCCCGTCGCCTGGCTGACCCGGGCCGACAGCGTCTCCACCGAACGGACCGGCGGCTTCACCCTCGTCGCGAAGAAAGACGTCCAGACGCTGCGCATCGCGACCCACGACCGGGAGGGCTTTACGAACTATCGCGCCTCGCCCGCTGGCACGCCGGTGGGAACGTGTCCGACGTGCGACGGGACGCTCGTCCGCGCCGACGGCGTTCGCTGCGTCGACTGCCACGAACGCTACGCCATCCCGGCCGACGCCGTCGTGCGAGACGAGTACTGTTCGTGTGGACTGCCCCGAATCCGGGCCGAGCGCGGACTCGCGTTCGACATCTGTCTCGACCGGACCTGTGAATCGCTCGACGACGCCGTTCGCGACGCCTTCGACCGCGAATGGAGCTGTCCCGACTGCAGCGGCGACCTGCGCATCCTTCGCCGGGGTGGGCTGATCGCCGGCTGTGAGCACTACCCCGAGTGTGAGACCGGGTTCGTGGTCCCCAGCGGCGTCGTCGACGGCACCTGCGGCTGCGGCCTGCCGGCGTTCGACACCGGGTCCGATCGACGCTGTCTCGACGCTGCCTGTGATCGACTCGTCGAAGTACCGACGACCTGA
- a CDS encoding DJ-1/PfpI family protein gives MATFDVEIVLFDGFDELDAVGPYEVFDTARSFGADLTVSLVTLDTPGQVTASHGLRVEADGSLSTDAAPDLLVVPGGGWTSDDGGVRRVVDEGRLPAVAAELAAAGTTVASVCTGAMILAEAGLVDGRPATTHEAALDDLAAVAGEVYDDPAVRAVDDGDVLTAGGVTAGIDLALWLVEREFDADVAAAVATELEHERRGTIVR, from the coding sequence ATGGCCACGTTCGACGTCGAAATAGTGCTGTTCGACGGGTTCGACGAACTCGACGCCGTCGGTCCCTACGAGGTGTTCGACACCGCACGGTCGTTCGGTGCCGACCTGACCGTCTCGCTGGTGACACTCGACACACCGGGGCAGGTGACCGCGAGCCACGGTCTCCGCGTCGAAGCCGATGGGTCGCTCTCGACGGACGCTGCGCCCGATCTGCTGGTCGTCCCCGGCGGCGGCTGGACGAGCGACGATGGCGGGGTGCGACGAGTCGTCGACGAGGGGCGACTTCCGGCGGTAGCCGCCGAGCTGGCCGCGGCCGGGACGACGGTCGCGTCGGTCTGTACCGGGGCGATGATCCTGGCCGAGGCCGGGTTGGTCGACGGCCGACCGGCGACGACCCACGAGGCCGCCCTCGACGATCTGGCAGCCGTCGCCGGCGAGGTTTACGACGACCCCGCCGTCAGGGCCGTCGACGACGGCGACGTTCTCACCGCCGGCGGGGTCACGGCCGGAATCGACCTCGCACTCTGGCTCGTCGAACGCGAGTTCGACGCCGACGTGGCAGCTGCGGTCGCGACGGAACTCGAACACGAGCGCCGGGGAACGATCGTCCGGTAG